The Bos taurus isolate L1 Dominette 01449 registration number 42190680 breed Hereford chromosome 18, ARS-UCD2.0, whole genome shotgun sequence genome has a window encoding:
- the SYCE1L gene encoding synaptonemal complex central element protein 1-like isoform X1, with translation MAGKLEPREVESPKVVMEDGEGQTESSEKTEDLLEMVKKLQKEGSLEPQIEDLINRIHELQQAKEKSSEELGEAQALWEALRRDLDSLNGEKVHLEEVLSRKQEALRTLQLYCQRKAEEVQRNYMLAEHTEQISIQKSQITETQGQRKLGLPMEEQLEDLIGPHKDLWEFQMLKRRLAWEIRALQSSQEQLLTEERQALARLEDVERQLLAPPEARAARAAICRLKAEPEKLRGEAPAQTQSTPEDRDGSGEQAGPQLPSEGDLAPPMELVLTAPPGQ, from the exons GTCAGACCGAGTCATCAGAGAAGACCGAAGACTTGCTGGAAATGGTGAAAAAGTTGCAGAAAG agggaAGCCTGGAGCCACAGATTGAAGATCTGATTAACCGGATTCATGAGCTTCAGCAAG CGAAGGAGAAATCCAGCGAGGAACTGGGAGAAGCCCAAGCTCTTTGGGAGGCCCTGCGTAGGGACCTGGACTCCT TGAATGGAGAGAAAGTGCACCTAGAGGAGGTTTTGAGCAGAAAGCAAG AGGCACTGCGGACCCTCCAGCTGTACTGCCAGAGGAAGGCGGAGGAGGTACAGAG gAACTACATGTTGGCGGAGCACACAGAGCAAATTTCTATCCAAAAGTCTCAGATCACAGAGActcaaggacagaggaagctggg GTTGCCCATGGAAGAACAGCTGGAGGATTTGATAGGCCCGCACAAGGACCTCTGGGAATTCCAA ATGCTGAAGCGGCGACTGGCCTGGGAGATCCGTGCCCTGCAGAGCAGCCAGGAGCAGCTGCTCACCGAAG AGAGGCAGGCGCTGGCCCGGCTGGAGGACGTGGAGCGGCAGCTGCTTGCGCCGCCCGAGGCCCGCGCCGCTCGGGCGGCGATCTGCAG GCTGAAGGCGGAGCCGGAGAAACTCCGGGGGGAGGCCCCCGCCCAGACCCAGAGCACTCCAGAGGACCGGGACGGCTCTGGAGAG CAGGCCGGCCCCCAGCTCCCCAGTGAGGGCGACCTGGCGCCACCGATGGAACTGGTCTTGACGGCACCCCCAGGCCAGTAG
- the SYCE1L gene encoding synaptonemal complex central element protein 1-like isoform X2, which translates to MAGKLEPREVESPKVVMEDGEGQTESSEKTEDLLEMVKKLQKEGSLEPQIEDLINRIHELQQAKEKSSEELGEAQALWEALRRDLDSLNGEKVHLEEVLSRKQEALRTLQLYCQRKAEEVQRNYMLAEHTEQISIQKSQITETQGQRKLGLPMEEQLEDLIGPHKDLWEFQMLKRRLAWEIRALQSSQEQLLTEERQALARLEDVERQLLAPPEARAARAAICRLKAEPEKLRGEAPAQTQSTPEDRDGSGEAGPQLPSEGDLAPPMELVLTAPPGQ; encoded by the exons GTCAGACCGAGTCATCAGAGAAGACCGAAGACTTGCTGGAAATGGTGAAAAAGTTGCAGAAAG agggaAGCCTGGAGCCACAGATTGAAGATCTGATTAACCGGATTCATGAGCTTCAGCAAG CGAAGGAGAAATCCAGCGAGGAACTGGGAGAAGCCCAAGCTCTTTGGGAGGCCCTGCGTAGGGACCTGGACTCCT TGAATGGAGAGAAAGTGCACCTAGAGGAGGTTTTGAGCAGAAAGCAAG AGGCACTGCGGACCCTCCAGCTGTACTGCCAGAGGAAGGCGGAGGAGGTACAGAG gAACTACATGTTGGCGGAGCACACAGAGCAAATTTCTATCCAAAAGTCTCAGATCACAGAGActcaaggacagaggaagctggg GTTGCCCATGGAAGAACAGCTGGAGGATTTGATAGGCCCGCACAAGGACCTCTGGGAATTCCAA ATGCTGAAGCGGCGACTGGCCTGGGAGATCCGTGCCCTGCAGAGCAGCCAGGAGCAGCTGCTCACCGAAG AGAGGCAGGCGCTGGCCCGGCTGGAGGACGTGGAGCGGCAGCTGCTTGCGCCGCCCGAGGCCCGCGCCGCTCGGGCGGCGATCTGCAG GCTGAAGGCGGAGCCGGAGAAACTCCGGGGGGAGGCCCCCGCCCAGACCCAGAGCACTCCAGAGGACCGGGACGGCTCTGGAGAG GCCGGCCCCCAGCTCCCCAGTGAGGGCGACCTGGCGCCACCGATGGAACTGGTCTTGACGGCACCCCCAGGCCAGTAG
- the SYCE1L gene encoding synaptonemal complex central element protein 1-like isoform X3, whose amino-acid sequence MAGKLEPREVESPKVVMEDGEGQTESSEKTEDLLEMVKKLQKEGSLEPQIEDLINRIHELQQAKEKSSEELGEAQALWEALRRDLDSLNGEKVHLEEVLSRKQEALRTLQLYCQRKAEEVQRNYMLAEHTEQISIQKSQITETQGQRKLGLPMEEQLEDLIGPHKDLWEFQMLKRRLAWEIRALQSSQEQLLTEERQALARLEDVERQLLAPPEARAARAAICSRPAPSSPVRATWRHRWNWS is encoded by the exons GTCAGACCGAGTCATCAGAGAAGACCGAAGACTTGCTGGAAATGGTGAAAAAGTTGCAGAAAG agggaAGCCTGGAGCCACAGATTGAAGATCTGATTAACCGGATTCATGAGCTTCAGCAAG CGAAGGAGAAATCCAGCGAGGAACTGGGAGAAGCCCAAGCTCTTTGGGAGGCCCTGCGTAGGGACCTGGACTCCT TGAATGGAGAGAAAGTGCACCTAGAGGAGGTTTTGAGCAGAAAGCAAG AGGCACTGCGGACCCTCCAGCTGTACTGCCAGAGGAAGGCGGAGGAGGTACAGAG gAACTACATGTTGGCGGAGCACACAGAGCAAATTTCTATCCAAAAGTCTCAGATCACAGAGActcaaggacagaggaagctggg GTTGCCCATGGAAGAACAGCTGGAGGATTTGATAGGCCCGCACAAGGACCTCTGGGAATTCCAA ATGCTGAAGCGGCGACTGGCCTGGGAGATCCGTGCCCTGCAGAGCAGCCAGGAGCAGCTGCTCACCGAAG AGAGGCAGGCGCTGGCCCGGCTGGAGGACGTGGAGCGGCAGCTGCTTGCGCCGCCCGAGGCCCGCGCCGCTCGGGCGGCGATCTGCAG CAGGCCGGCCCCCAGCTCCCCAGTGAGGGCGACCTGGCGCCACCGATGGAACTGGTCTTGA
- the SYCE1L gene encoding synaptonemal complex central element protein 1-like isoform X4, whose protein sequence is MAGKLEPREVESPKVVMEDGEGQTESSEKTEDLLEMVKKLQKEGSLEPQIEDLINRIHELQQAKEKSSEELGEAQALWEALRRDLDSLNGEKVHLEEVLSRKQEALRTLQLYCQRKAEEVQRNYMLAEHTEQISIQKSQITETQGQRKLGLPMEEQLEDLIGPHKDLWEFQMLKRRLAWEIRALQSSQEQLLTEERQALARLEDVERQLLAPPEARAARAAICRPAPSSPVRATWRHRWNWS, encoded by the exons GTCAGACCGAGTCATCAGAGAAGACCGAAGACTTGCTGGAAATGGTGAAAAAGTTGCAGAAAG agggaAGCCTGGAGCCACAGATTGAAGATCTGATTAACCGGATTCATGAGCTTCAGCAAG CGAAGGAGAAATCCAGCGAGGAACTGGGAGAAGCCCAAGCTCTTTGGGAGGCCCTGCGTAGGGACCTGGACTCCT TGAATGGAGAGAAAGTGCACCTAGAGGAGGTTTTGAGCAGAAAGCAAG AGGCACTGCGGACCCTCCAGCTGTACTGCCAGAGGAAGGCGGAGGAGGTACAGAG gAACTACATGTTGGCGGAGCACACAGAGCAAATTTCTATCCAAAAGTCTCAGATCACAGAGActcaaggacagaggaagctggg GTTGCCCATGGAAGAACAGCTGGAGGATTTGATAGGCCCGCACAAGGACCTCTGGGAATTCCAA ATGCTGAAGCGGCGACTGGCCTGGGAGATCCGTGCCCTGCAGAGCAGCCAGGAGCAGCTGCTCACCGAAG AGAGGCAGGCGCTGGCCCGGCTGGAGGACGTGGAGCGGCAGCTGCTTGCGCCGCCCGAGGCCCGCGCCGCTCGGGCGGCGATCTGCAG GCCGGCCCCCAGCTCCCCAGTGAGGGCGACCTGGCGCCACCGATGGAACTGGTCTTGA